A part of Oryctolagus cuniculus chromosome 4, mOryCun1.1, whole genome shotgun sequence genomic DNA contains:
- the C4H3orf33 gene encoding protein C3orf33 homolog: protein MAGRGRPVEPVSPSPDREKTAPNVVAGISQWADDHLRLVRNISTIMAVAGLMLLLRSVRLTSKFTSSSDIPVEFIRKNVKLRGRLRRITENGLEIEHIPITLPIIPSWRKEPCGALLVKLAGVELAESGKIWLQKELKPSQLLWFQLLGKENSALFCYLLVNRGRYFTVNLNEEILRRGLGKTVLVKGLNYNSKLYWRIHRRLLKAELTALKKGEGIWKEESEKQSYLEKFKDSWREIWKKESYYEKFRMTYEIWKENINNYSLILKFRELMSRLHFRRKG from the exons ATGGCGGGACGTGGCCGGCCCGTGGAGCCTGTTTCGCCATCGCCAGACAGGGAGAAAACGGCGCCCAACGTGGTGGCTGGGATCTCTCAGTGGGCGGACGACCACCTGCGCCTCGTCCGG AACATCAGCACTATAATGGCCGTGGCTGGGCTAATGTTACTTCTAAGGAGTGTTCGACTG ACATCAAAATTTACAAGCTCTTCAGATATTCCAGTAGAATTTATAAGGAAGAACGTTAAGCTACGTGGACGATTACGCCGAATAACTGAGAATGGTTTAGAAATTGAACATATTCCTATTACTTTACCTATAATACCATCCTGGAGGA AGGAGCCATGTGGTGCTTTGCTGGTTAAGTTGGCTGGGGTAGAACTCGCTGAATCTGGGAAGATATGGTTACAAAAGGAGCTAAAGCCTTCCCAGTTGCTGTGGTTCCAACTTCTTGGAAAGGAGAATTCGGCACTCTTCTGCTACCTGTTAGTGAATAGA ggTAGATATTTTACGGTGAATCTAAATGAGGAAATTTTGAGAAGAGGCCTTGGCAAAACTGTTCTTGTTAAAGGGTTAAATTATAATTCTAAACTCTATTGGAGAATTCACAGGAGGTTACTTAAAGCTGAATTAACAGCgctaaaaaaaggagaaggaatatGGAAGGAAGAATctgaaaaacaaagttatttggaaaaatttaaaGACTCATGGAGAGAAATatggaaaaaagaaagttattatgaaaaatttagaaTGACTTATGAAATATGGAAAGAGAACATTAATAACTATTCCTTAATACTGAAGTTCAGAGAACTTATGAGTCGTTTACACTTCCGTAGAAAAGGATGA